In the Elizabethkingia bruuniana genome, AAAGAATCAGAAATTCTTCTAAATTCTGAACGAAATACTGATTCTTGGTTTAGAATATCCAGATAATACAATCTGGATTTTACTAAACTATCCTTATTATTTGTTGATGGACGATAAGTAAGTTCGTATACTATTGTGGTATTCTGTCCTGATAAAAATATTGATATCAGAATAAAAATGAATACAATGAAATTTTGATTGGTATATTTCATTATTCATAATTATTTAGACTAGCCCATGATATGAGCTAGTCTTTAAAAGTTTTTAAAATAGAAATTATATGCACCTCAATGCTGCCCATTCTCCAACTGCATTATCGTATCCTACAAAGACACCACATCTCAACCCATATTGATGACAATCGTCATTTTTTCCTGCTGTGCACATATTTTCATAAGCACTACCTTTCAGGTTTTTCATTTCTGCTCTTGAAAGCTTTTTTAAAGTTTTCATCTTAAAATTATTTTAGATTCTCCTACTCTATAAGCTTTTCGGATTCCGCTACTTACATAATGCTATTTATGAATTGAGTTTTGTAAATAGTTTAAAATTA is a window encoding:
- a CDS encoding bacteriocin-like protein; translation: MKTLKKLSRAEMKNLKGSAYENMCTAGKNDDCHQYGLRCGVFVGYDNAVGEWAALRCI